One Ciconia boyciana chromosome 9, ASM3463844v1, whole genome shotgun sequence genomic window carries:
- the HMGXB3 gene encoding HMG domain-containing protein 3 isoform X2, with translation MRLARSSAAASSAPLRPGWDVTTARCLSDRSSPVLPTMEAPYDGTEVTVVMEEIEGTYTYASPVPSKKKKKYKSTGDHGEKAKKPRSAYLLYYYDIYLKVQQELPHLPQSEINKKISESWRLLSVAEKSYYLEKAKLEKEGLDPNSKVSTRTAVVPDIPGFRKILPRSDYIIIPKTTLQEDRSRQSLELCVTQGQAASEGLTSSTNITNVSRDAVQNILSVDSSHVGISEQCIAIEGLAEETASFGQPDAVEEVVASEVLSHYVGPVTEKVAGDILLDEASLEIEGQPYQTARVVIEETLVSSSTDISNGSIAVARPQVSDGVSVVTVVTGKDTEETSSSTPATQFIMLPLPAHSVVDNPASIKLTTTYTRRGHGNCTNPGCSFTYVTRHKPPKCPTCGNFLGGKWIPKEKQPKSKSEPNSGTSLKTPAAKRGQQSVFTEPAAVSETTSKSAFESSEAVSQLLNAVPVGGQMQEMEWKEVIISEAHILANHVLAEDTGSAVGVMLGQESQRHGGSSSEQAEKDSVGLGMPPSSEVPSPNASAKKPMGIDAPAATHKGQEVKSKPRPKPSLLAAARPMRAILPAPASVGREASTEQPSNRQAFVNTDKHSPVRTSGLKPSTLKQLGQSILQPPNAEERKLHSALTSKASQVKVVEVKPDIFPSYKYSCTVTLDLGLATSRGRGKCKNPSCSYVYTNRHKPRICPSCGYNLAKDRAEKTAKSLVSPGQSDVLNTSEPLTPSQKEIQRQSTLQLLRKVMQIPENESELAEVFTLIHELNSSRLILSNVSEETVTIEQTSWSNYYESPSAQCLLCNSPLFKGGQNSLAGPQECWLLTANRLQVVTAQVKVCLNLQCLALHSFTDIYTGLFNVGNKLLVSLDLLFAIRNHIKLGEDPRVAVGNILDSVQEQTEKSLSPDEQVQLQELLCNGYWAFECLTVRDYNDMICGICGITPKVEIAQRNVENVLALKNIEFTWPEFLPSSEVNVEDFWSTMETEVIEQVAFPSSIPITKFDASIVAPFFPPLMRGAMVINTEKDKNLDAQPVPGNGSALVRLLQEENFRLELISSYSEEELQSFLTQCGIPWEASDTKDQLCYSLLALYEFVQNGTSITQASAHHTGGKIYKVCPHQVVCGSKYIVRGENARDHVDLLVSSRHWPPVYVVDIASSVALCADICCPGLTSQMWGKNQGCFSDPMDPPTYVSCPELLDQHYSVDMTVAEHSVQHPITKSSARRIVHTGSEQNSHRDPTARHHCISLCRELEPYSAIIAAINDSKTSNVRQRPITFENATHYYLYNRLMDFLTSREIVNRQIQEIVQSCQPGEVVIRDALYRLGVAQIKTETEEDEEGKQEDDRGC, from the exons ATGCGGCTGGCCCGTAGCTCCGCCGCTGCCTCTTCCGCGCCGCTGCGCCCCGGCTGGGACGTGACCACAGCTCGCTGCCTGTCCGACCGCTCGTCCCCGGTGCTGCCCA CAATGGAGGCTCCATATGATGGCACTGAAGTAACTGTGGTAATGGAGGAAATAGAGGGCACTTACACTTACGCATCACCAGTGCCatctaagaagaaaaagaaatacaaaagtaCTGGCGATCATggagaaaaagccaaaaagccTAG ATCTGCTTACCTCCTCTACTATTACGACATTTACTTGAAAGTACAGCAAGAGCTTCCCCACCTTCCTCAATCTGAAATCAACAAAAAGATCAGTGAGAGCTGGAGGTTGCTCAGTGTGGCTGAAAAAAGCTATTACTTGGAGAAAGCCAAACTAGAGAAAGAGGGATTGGACCCA AACTCCAAGGTGTCCACTCGAACTGCAGTAGTTCCAGACATTCCAGGTTTCCGTAAGATTCTTCCTCGCTCAGATTATATAATTATTCCCAAAACCACTCTTCAAGAGGACAGGAGCAGGCAGTCGCTGGAACTGTGTGTGACACAGGGTCAGGCAGCGTCCGAAGGGTTAACATCTTCCACCAATATCACAAATGTCTCCCGTGATGCTGTGCAAAACATCCTTTCTGTGGACTCGAGCCATGTTGGCATTTCTGAGCAGTGCATTGCCATCGAAGGACTAGCAGAAGAGACTGCTTCCTTTGGTCAGCCAGATGCTGTGGAAGAAGTGGTTGCATCAGAGGTTCTCTCTCACTATGTTGGACCTGTGACAGAGAAAGTGGCTGGAGATATCCTCTTGGATGAGGCTTCTTTGGAAATAGAAGGGCAACCGTATCAGACAGCACGGGTAGTTATTGAAGAGACTCTAGTTAGCAGCTCCACAGACATCTCCAATGGGAGCATCGCTGTGGCCCGTCCTCAGGTTTCAGATGGTGTGTCTGTGGTGACCGTGGTGACTGGGAAG GATACTGAAGAGACTAGCTCCTCCACACCCGCTACACAGTTTATTATGTTACCTTTGCCAGCTCATTCTGTTGTGGACAACCCAGCATCAATTAAATTG ACAACCACCTATACTCGCAGAGGACATGGAAATTGCACCAATCCTGGCTGTTCCTTCACTTACGTCACCAGGCATAAGCCACCAAAATGCCCGACATGTGGGAACTTCCTGGGAGGGAAATGGATCCCAAAG GAAAAGCAACCAAAAAGCAAATCTGAGCCAAATTCAGGCACCTCTCTTAAAACTCCGGCAGCTAAAAGAGGTCAACAGTCAGTATTCACAGAACCGGCAGCTGTTAGCGAGACTACCTCCAAGTCTGCCTTCGAAAGCTCTGAAGCTGTCAGCCAGCTGCTGAATGCTGTGCCTGTTGGAGGGCAAATGCAGGAGATGGAGTGGAAGGAAGTGATCATCTCTGAGGCTCACATTCTTGCAAACCATGTGCTTGCTGAAGACACAGGGAGTGCTGTTGGCGTGATGCTGGGACAAGAGAGCCAACGGCACGGAGGCTCTTCTTCggagcaggcagaaaaagaTAGTGTAGGGCTGGGGATGCCCCCATCTTCTGAGGTGCCGAGTCCAAATGCCTCTGCAAAAAAGCCAATGGG AATTGATGCTCCAGCAGCTACACACAAAGGACAAGAAGTAAAGAGTAAACCAAGACCTAAGCCCTCCTTGCTGGCTGCAGCAAGACCCATGCGAGCCATTCTGCCTGCACCAGCCAGTGTGGGGAGAGAAGCCAGCACTGAGCAGCCTAGCAACAGACAGGCCTTTGTAAATACCG aCAAGCATTCCCCTGTGAGAACATCAGGCTTGAAGCCCAGTACGCTGAAACAATTGGGCCAGTCGATTCTGCAGCCACCAAACGCTGAGGAGCGAAAG CTCCACAGTGCTTTGACCAGCAAGGCATCTCAGGTTAAAGTAGTGGAGGTCAAACCAGACATATTCCCTTCCTACAAGTACAGCTGCACCGTAACTTTG GATTTGGGATTGGCAACATCACGTGGCAGAGGGAAATGCAAGAATCCCTCTTGTAGTTACGTGTATACAAACAGGCACAAGCCACGAATCTGTCCAAGCTGCGGATACAATCTTGCCAAAGACAGagctgagaaaacagcaaaatcacTG GTCAGTCCAGGTCAGTCTGATGTGCTGAACACCAGCGAGCCCCTAACCCCATCCCAGAAAGAGATCCAGCGTCAATCCACCCTGCAGTTGCTACGCAAGGTAATGCAGATCCCGGAGAATGAATCCGAACTGGCAGAGGTCTTCACGCTCATCCATGAACTCAACAGTTCGCGGCTTATCCTGTCCAACGTGAGTGAGGAGACAGTCACCATAGAGCAGACCTCCTGGTCAAACTACTATGAGTCTCCATCTGCGCAGTGCCTCCTCTGTAACAGCCCATTGTTCAAAGGGGGACAGAA TTCCCTTGCTGGTCCTCAGGAGTGCTGGCTGCTGACAGCTAATAGATTACAGGTGGTTACAGCTCAGGTCAAAGTGTGCTTGAACCTGCAGTGTCTGGCCCTCCATAGCTTCACTGATATTTACACAG GCCTTTTCAATGTGGGTAACAAGTTGCTGGTGAGCTTGGATCTTCTGTTTGCAATCCGAAACCACATTAAACTTGGAGAGGATCCCAGAGTGGCTGTTGGCAACATTCTCGACTCTGTTCAGGAGCAAACTG aaaaaagcctGAGCCCTGATGAGCAGGTTcagctccaggagctgctgtgcaaTGGCTACTGGGCCTTTGAATGCCTAACAGTCCGGGATTACAATGATATGATCTGTGGAATCTGTGGCATAACCCCCAAGGTGGAAATAGCCCAGAGGAATGTGGAAAATGTCCTGGCACTGAAAAATATAGAG TTTACTTGGCCAGAATTCTTGCCATCAAGTGAAGTGAATGTAGAAGACTTCTGGTCCACGATGGAGACAGAGGTGATTGAGCAGGTGGCTTTTCCTTCTAGCATCCCCATCACAAAGTTTGATGCCTCTATTGTtgctcctttcttccctccactGATGAGAGGAGCGATGGTGATCAATACTGAGAAGGACAAGAACCTGGATGCACAGCCAGTGCCAG gtAATGGGAGTGCCTTGGTGAGGCTccttcaggaagaaaacttcAGGCTTGAGCTGATAAGCTCTTACAGTgaggaagagctgcagagctTTCTGACACAGTGTGGCATCCCCTGGGAGGCTTCAGACACAAAG GACCAGCTCTGCTACTCCCTCCTGGCTCTCTATGAGTTTGTACAGAATGGGACAAGCATCACACAAGCCTCTGCTCATCACACAGGAGGGAAAATCTACAAAGTCTGTCCACATCAG gttGTGTGTGGCTCAAAGTACATAGTAAGAGGAGAAAATGCCCGGGATCATGTGGACTTGTTGGTTTCCTCACGTCACTGGCCTCCAGTGTATGTTGTTGATATAGCCTCTTCAGTGGCACTGTGTGCAGACATCTGCTGTCCGGGCCTGACTTCCCAGATGTGGGGGAAAAACCAGGGCTGCTTCTCAGACCCCATGGATCCTCCAACG TATGTGTCCTGCCCTGAACTGCTAGACCAGCACTACAGCGTAGACATGACTGTGGCTGAGCACTCTGTTCAGCACCCAATCACCAAGTCGTCGGCACGCCGAATTGTTCACACGGGTTCGGAGCAGAACAGCCACCGAGATCCAACGGCTCGGCATCACTGCATCTCCCTGTGCCGAGAGCTGGAGCCTTACAGCGCCATCATCGCTGCTATCAACGACAGCAAAACTAGCAATGTCCGCCAAAGGCCCATCACCTTTGAGAACGCCACGCACTATTACCTCTACAACCGCCTCATGGACTTCCTCACCAGCAGGGAAATTGTGAATCGGCAGATCCAGGAGATCGTACAgagctgccagcctggggaggTGGTAATCCGTGATGCTCTCTACCGGCTTGGAGTGGCCCAGATTAAAACGGAGACAGAAGAGGATGAagaggggaagcaggaggaTGATAGAGGTTGCTGA
- the HMGXB3 gene encoding HMG domain-containing protein 3 isoform X1, translating to MRLARSSAAASSAPLRPGWDVTTARCLSDRSSPVLPTMEAPYDGTEVTVVMEEIEGTYTYASPVPSKKKKKYKSTGDHGEKAKKPRSAYLLYYYDIYLKVQQELPHLPQSEINKKISESWRLLSVAEKSYYLEKAKLEKEGLDPNSKVSTRTAVVPDIPGFRKILPRSDYIIIPKTTLQEDRSRQSLELCVTQGQAASEGLTSSTNITNVSRDAVQNILSVDSSHVGISEQCIAIEGLAEETASFGQPDAVEEVVASEVLSHYVGPVTEKVAGDILLDEASLEIEGQPYQTARVVIEETLVSSSTDISNGSIAVARPQVSDGVSVVTVVTGKDTEETSSSTPATQFIMLPLPAHSVVDNPASIKLTTTYTRRGHGNCTNPGCSFTYVTRHKPPKCPTCGNFLGGKWIPKEKQPKSKSEPNSGTSLKTPAAKRGQQSVFTEPAAVSETTSKSAFESSEAVSQLLNAVPVGGQMQEMEWKEVIISEAHILANHVLAEDTGSAVGVMLGQESQRHGGSSSEQAEKDSVGLGMPPSSEVPSPNASAKKPMGIDAPAATHKGQEVKSKPRPKPSLLAAARPMRAILPAPASVGREASTEQPSNRQAFVNTDKHSPVRTSGLKPSTLKQLGQSILQPPNAEERKLHSALTSKASQVKVVEVKPDIFPSYKYSCTVTLDLGLATSRGRGKCKNPSCSYVYTNRHKPRICPSCGYNLAKDRAEKTAKSLEVSPGQSDVLNTSEPLTPSQKEIQRQSTLQLLRKVMQIPENESELAEVFTLIHELNSSRLILSNVSEETVTIEQTSWSNYYESPSAQCLLCNSPLFKGGQNSLAGPQECWLLTANRLQVVTAQVKVCLNLQCLALHSFTDIYTGLFNVGNKLLVSLDLLFAIRNHIKLGEDPRVAVGNILDSVQEQTEKSLSPDEQVQLQELLCNGYWAFECLTVRDYNDMICGICGITPKVEIAQRNVENVLALKNIEFTWPEFLPSSEVNVEDFWSTMETEVIEQVAFPSSIPITKFDASIVAPFFPPLMRGAMVINTEKDKNLDAQPVPGNGSALVRLLQEENFRLELISSYSEEELQSFLTQCGIPWEASDTKDQLCYSLLALYEFVQNGTSITQASAHHTGGKIYKVCPHQVVCGSKYIVRGENARDHVDLLVSSRHWPPVYVVDIASSVALCADICCPGLTSQMWGKNQGCFSDPMDPPTYVSCPELLDQHYSVDMTVAEHSVQHPITKSSARRIVHTGSEQNSHRDPTARHHCISLCRELEPYSAIIAAINDSKTSNVRQRPITFENATHYYLYNRLMDFLTSREIVNRQIQEIVQSCQPGEVVIRDALYRLGVAQIKTETEEDEEGKQEDDRGC from the exons ATGCGGCTGGCCCGTAGCTCCGCCGCTGCCTCTTCCGCGCCGCTGCGCCCCGGCTGGGACGTGACCACAGCTCGCTGCCTGTCCGACCGCTCGTCCCCGGTGCTGCCCA CAATGGAGGCTCCATATGATGGCACTGAAGTAACTGTGGTAATGGAGGAAATAGAGGGCACTTACACTTACGCATCACCAGTGCCatctaagaagaaaaagaaatacaaaagtaCTGGCGATCATggagaaaaagccaaaaagccTAG ATCTGCTTACCTCCTCTACTATTACGACATTTACTTGAAAGTACAGCAAGAGCTTCCCCACCTTCCTCAATCTGAAATCAACAAAAAGATCAGTGAGAGCTGGAGGTTGCTCAGTGTGGCTGAAAAAAGCTATTACTTGGAGAAAGCCAAACTAGAGAAAGAGGGATTGGACCCA AACTCCAAGGTGTCCACTCGAACTGCAGTAGTTCCAGACATTCCAGGTTTCCGTAAGATTCTTCCTCGCTCAGATTATATAATTATTCCCAAAACCACTCTTCAAGAGGACAGGAGCAGGCAGTCGCTGGAACTGTGTGTGACACAGGGTCAGGCAGCGTCCGAAGGGTTAACATCTTCCACCAATATCACAAATGTCTCCCGTGATGCTGTGCAAAACATCCTTTCTGTGGACTCGAGCCATGTTGGCATTTCTGAGCAGTGCATTGCCATCGAAGGACTAGCAGAAGAGACTGCTTCCTTTGGTCAGCCAGATGCTGTGGAAGAAGTGGTTGCATCAGAGGTTCTCTCTCACTATGTTGGACCTGTGACAGAGAAAGTGGCTGGAGATATCCTCTTGGATGAGGCTTCTTTGGAAATAGAAGGGCAACCGTATCAGACAGCACGGGTAGTTATTGAAGAGACTCTAGTTAGCAGCTCCACAGACATCTCCAATGGGAGCATCGCTGTGGCCCGTCCTCAGGTTTCAGATGGTGTGTCTGTGGTGACCGTGGTGACTGGGAAG GATACTGAAGAGACTAGCTCCTCCACACCCGCTACACAGTTTATTATGTTACCTTTGCCAGCTCATTCTGTTGTGGACAACCCAGCATCAATTAAATTG ACAACCACCTATACTCGCAGAGGACATGGAAATTGCACCAATCCTGGCTGTTCCTTCACTTACGTCACCAGGCATAAGCCACCAAAATGCCCGACATGTGGGAACTTCCTGGGAGGGAAATGGATCCCAAAG GAAAAGCAACCAAAAAGCAAATCTGAGCCAAATTCAGGCACCTCTCTTAAAACTCCGGCAGCTAAAAGAGGTCAACAGTCAGTATTCACAGAACCGGCAGCTGTTAGCGAGACTACCTCCAAGTCTGCCTTCGAAAGCTCTGAAGCTGTCAGCCAGCTGCTGAATGCTGTGCCTGTTGGAGGGCAAATGCAGGAGATGGAGTGGAAGGAAGTGATCATCTCTGAGGCTCACATTCTTGCAAACCATGTGCTTGCTGAAGACACAGGGAGTGCTGTTGGCGTGATGCTGGGACAAGAGAGCCAACGGCACGGAGGCTCTTCTTCggagcaggcagaaaaagaTAGTGTAGGGCTGGGGATGCCCCCATCTTCTGAGGTGCCGAGTCCAAATGCCTCTGCAAAAAAGCCAATGGG AATTGATGCTCCAGCAGCTACACACAAAGGACAAGAAGTAAAGAGTAAACCAAGACCTAAGCCCTCCTTGCTGGCTGCAGCAAGACCCATGCGAGCCATTCTGCCTGCACCAGCCAGTGTGGGGAGAGAAGCCAGCACTGAGCAGCCTAGCAACAGACAGGCCTTTGTAAATACCG aCAAGCATTCCCCTGTGAGAACATCAGGCTTGAAGCCCAGTACGCTGAAACAATTGGGCCAGTCGATTCTGCAGCCACCAAACGCTGAGGAGCGAAAG CTCCACAGTGCTTTGACCAGCAAGGCATCTCAGGTTAAAGTAGTGGAGGTCAAACCAGACATATTCCCTTCCTACAAGTACAGCTGCACCGTAACTTTG GATTTGGGATTGGCAACATCACGTGGCAGAGGGAAATGCAAGAATCCCTCTTGTAGTTACGTGTATACAAACAGGCACAAGCCACGAATCTGTCCAAGCTGCGGATACAATCTTGCCAAAGACAGagctgagaaaacagcaaaatcacTG GAGGTCAGTCCAGGTCAGTCTGATGTGCTGAACACCAGCGAGCCCCTAACCCCATCCCAGAAAGAGATCCAGCGTCAATCCACCCTGCAGTTGCTACGCAAGGTAATGCAGATCCCGGAGAATGAATCCGAACTGGCAGAGGTCTTCACGCTCATCCATGAACTCAACAGTTCGCGGCTTATCCTGTCCAACGTGAGTGAGGAGACAGTCACCATAGAGCAGACCTCCTGGTCAAACTACTATGAGTCTCCATCTGCGCAGTGCCTCCTCTGTAACAGCCCATTGTTCAAAGGGGGACAGAA TTCCCTTGCTGGTCCTCAGGAGTGCTGGCTGCTGACAGCTAATAGATTACAGGTGGTTACAGCTCAGGTCAAAGTGTGCTTGAACCTGCAGTGTCTGGCCCTCCATAGCTTCACTGATATTTACACAG GCCTTTTCAATGTGGGTAACAAGTTGCTGGTGAGCTTGGATCTTCTGTTTGCAATCCGAAACCACATTAAACTTGGAGAGGATCCCAGAGTGGCTGTTGGCAACATTCTCGACTCTGTTCAGGAGCAAACTG aaaaaagcctGAGCCCTGATGAGCAGGTTcagctccaggagctgctgtgcaaTGGCTACTGGGCCTTTGAATGCCTAACAGTCCGGGATTACAATGATATGATCTGTGGAATCTGTGGCATAACCCCCAAGGTGGAAATAGCCCAGAGGAATGTGGAAAATGTCCTGGCACTGAAAAATATAGAG TTTACTTGGCCAGAATTCTTGCCATCAAGTGAAGTGAATGTAGAAGACTTCTGGTCCACGATGGAGACAGAGGTGATTGAGCAGGTGGCTTTTCCTTCTAGCATCCCCATCACAAAGTTTGATGCCTCTATTGTtgctcctttcttccctccactGATGAGAGGAGCGATGGTGATCAATACTGAGAAGGACAAGAACCTGGATGCACAGCCAGTGCCAG gtAATGGGAGTGCCTTGGTGAGGCTccttcaggaagaaaacttcAGGCTTGAGCTGATAAGCTCTTACAGTgaggaagagctgcagagctTTCTGACACAGTGTGGCATCCCCTGGGAGGCTTCAGACACAAAG GACCAGCTCTGCTACTCCCTCCTGGCTCTCTATGAGTTTGTACAGAATGGGACAAGCATCACACAAGCCTCTGCTCATCACACAGGAGGGAAAATCTACAAAGTCTGTCCACATCAG gttGTGTGTGGCTCAAAGTACATAGTAAGAGGAGAAAATGCCCGGGATCATGTGGACTTGTTGGTTTCCTCACGTCACTGGCCTCCAGTGTATGTTGTTGATATAGCCTCTTCAGTGGCACTGTGTGCAGACATCTGCTGTCCGGGCCTGACTTCCCAGATGTGGGGGAAAAACCAGGGCTGCTTCTCAGACCCCATGGATCCTCCAACG TATGTGTCCTGCCCTGAACTGCTAGACCAGCACTACAGCGTAGACATGACTGTGGCTGAGCACTCTGTTCAGCACCCAATCACCAAGTCGTCGGCACGCCGAATTGTTCACACGGGTTCGGAGCAGAACAGCCACCGAGATCCAACGGCTCGGCATCACTGCATCTCCCTGTGCCGAGAGCTGGAGCCTTACAGCGCCATCATCGCTGCTATCAACGACAGCAAAACTAGCAATGTCCGCCAAAGGCCCATCACCTTTGAGAACGCCACGCACTATTACCTCTACAACCGCCTCATGGACTTCCTCACCAGCAGGGAAATTGTGAATCGGCAGATCCAGGAGATCGTACAgagctgccagcctggggaggTGGTAATCCGTGATGCTCTCTACCGGCTTGGAGTGGCCCAGATTAAAACGGAGACAGAAGAGGATGAagaggggaagcaggaggaTGATAGAGGTTGCTGA